One window of the Desulfofalx alkaliphila DSM 12257 genome contains the following:
- a CDS encoding ImmA/IrrE family metallo-endopeptidase translates to MLNPKLLNDPIMHRCVLAEELGHHITNAASTLLTENGNSQNKIQKLLDEYRAIVWATNFLVPHDEFTKICKLLSDDELADYFMVTSDYIRYRRLIKKELVISE, encoded by the coding sequence TTGTTAAATCCTAAACTATTAAATGACCCCATAATGCACCGATGCGTCTTGGCAGAAGAACTTGGCCATCATATTACTAACGCGGCGTCTACTTTATTGACTGAGAACGGTAATTCACAGAACAAAATACAAAAACTATTAGATGAATATAGAGCAATAGTTTGGGCCACTAATTTTCTGGTTCCACATGATGAGTTTACAAAAATATGTAAACTCTTATCGGATGATGAATTGGCAGATTACTTTATGGTTACCAGTGACTATATACGATACAGACGTTTAATTAAGAAGGAGTTGGTAATTAGTGAGTAA